In the Desulfitobacterium hafniense DCB-2 genome, ACGTTCCTCGGCAGGAAGGGCGTGAATGGCTTTGGTCAGGGTCTCTTTTGTATCCAGATATAAAGTTGCTTCCTCGGTCTGATTGCTGGAAGGAAGCAGTTCCTGGATTTCCTGACCGCTTTCATTGGTTTGATTTAAGGATAGGATGTCCTTTTTATCTCGGAGATAATTGAGGCACTTATTGACCGTAATCCGTTTAATCCAGGGGAGCATAGAAAAGCTGTCATCGAAACGATCCAAGGACCTAAAGATGGACAGAAAAACCTCTTGGGTTAAATCGAGAGCATCTTCCTTGTTTCCGGTATAATGGTAGGCAATCGTGTAGATATATTTCTTATACCGATCGTAGAGAAGCTCCAACCCTTGGTTTTTATTTTTTCTATAAACTTTCAGGAGGGTTGTATCTGAAGCATCCAAAGCTCGGATCATCCTTCTATGTTTTATCTCACTTATTAATACACAATACAGCCCATAAAGTTTTGATGATCGCCATTTTTAAAAAAGTTTTTTTAAGACGGGAACCTTTTCCTGCACATAATCATCTATCAGGTGTCTGGACAAATAAACCATACCGAGGTGACAAAGATTTGGAACGGGTGGAAACCGAGGGGGTACCCCATATGTTTACGAACACCATCTTCAACCGCAGCAGGGCGACAACCCATGAGGATAAGGAGAGATTTTGCACCTACATACATGATTACCAATTAAATATGTTTCGATTAGCGAAGAGTATCGTTCACAATGATACAGATGCCGAGGATGTAACCGGTGAAGCGATTCTGAAGGCTTATCGGAATTTGAGCGAGCTTCGCTCCTTTGCCAGTTTCAAGCCCTGGATTATGAAGATTGTCGTTAATGAAGCCTATTCCTTAGCCAATAGGCGTAAGAAAGTCATGTATTTGGAAGAACTGGAGGTTCCTGAAGAGAGCGCTGAAAGCGTGATGCGGGAATCAGGGGAGTTGTGGGCTGCCGTGGAGAAACTTGAAGATGAGTTTCGCACGATAACCGTACTTTTTTACTATGAGGATATGAGCATCAGGGATATCGGTAAAACTTTAGGTTTGCCCACAGGCACTGTAAAGTCACGGTTGGCCAGGGCAAGACAAAAATTAAAAGTGCTGTTAGTCAATGAAGGGGGTATGGAATAAATGGAACATCGCAACTTTGACCAGTTCCTAAAAAATCAGGCCAAGGGTGAGCCGATTAATGTTCCCCCAGGATTTGCGGAAAGGATGGATTCGATTATGGCTAATTTGCCGGAGAAGACCCAGAGAATGAGAAGGATACCTAAGAAAATTCTTCTGGTTGCGGCAGGCTTTATCGTATTTGCTTCGATGTCGGTGGCTGCTTCTCCTTTTGTCGGTGAGATGACCAGCGGTGTTATCGGCTATTTTAATGCTCCGCGGGATTTCAAATATATCTCCAAGCAAGCGGTTTATGAGCAGTATAACAGCCAAATGGGGGTCTCTGTCAGTGATCAGGGGATTAAGGTCACTGTGGATAATCTGGCGGTGGATGATAACTATATTAACGTGTTCTATACAGTTAAGAGTGAAAAGCCTATCCGGCTCTTGGGCGATGAGGAGACTATAGAGCAGTGGCGTATCAATTGGACCGCCCCCCATTTCTGGTTTAAGGAGGATGGGCGTTATATTGAACCTCCTGCCCAAAATGAGATCGATGCTTATCTGGAAGATCCTTATACCTTAATAGGTATGCAGCGTTTTGCTG is a window encoding:
- a CDS encoding RNA polymerase sigma factor — protein: MFTNTIFNRSRATTHEDKERFCTYIHDYQLNMFRLAKSIVHNDTDAEDVTGEAILKAYRNLSELRSFASFKPWIMKIVVNEAYSLANRRKKVMYLEELEVPEESAESVMRESGELWAAVEKLEDEFRTITVLFYYEDMSIRDIGKTLGLPTGTVKSRLARARQKLKVLLVNEGGME
- a CDS encoding RNA polymerase sigma factor, which produces MDASDTTLLKVYRKNKNQGLELLYDRYKKYIYTIAYHYTGNKEDALDLTQEVFLSIFRSLDRFDDSFSMLPWIKRITVNKCLNYLRDKKDILSLNQTNESGQEIQELLPSSNQTEEATLYLDTKETLTKAIHALPAEERMALILRHMKGMKYEEIAKIMGVPLGTVKTYLHRGRKSLKTSLSKDGLWER